CATCGTTGTCGTCGAGCACGCCGACACGCAGGGCGGACAGGTGCCGTGGCTCTTCAACGAGGAGTCAGGATGGGCGGATGCGGCCGACCACCCCGACCTGAACAACCGCCCGCGCTTCGCGACGGCGCGCAAGGCGCTGCCGTGACCCCCCACCGTTCCACCCTCGACCCGACTCCCGCATCGATCCCCAGAGCCCGTAAGTGCACGAGGAGGCCCGCCCATGGCACGGCGCTACGACACCAATGACGCGACCGACCGCACCACCGGTCTCCGGGAGGCCGCGTCCGCCGTCCGCCGTGGCGAGCTGGTCGTGCTGCCCACCGACACCGTCTACGGCATCGGCGCCGACGCCTTCAGTTCCGAGGCCGTCGGCGACCTGCTCAGCGCCAAGGGGCGCGGCCGCAACATGCCCAGCCCCGTCCTGATCGGCTCGCCGAACACGCTGCACGGCATCGTCACCGACTTCTCCGAGATGGCGTGGGAGCTCGTCGACGCCTTCTGGCCCGGTGCGCTCACGATCGTCGCCCGCCACCAGCCCTCGCTCCAGTGGGACCTGGGGGAGACCCGTGGCACCGTCGCCGTCCGGATGCCGCTGCACCCGGTCGCCATCGAGCTGCTGAACGAGACCGGGCCGATGGCCGTGAGCTCCGCCAACCTCACCGGGCACCCCGCACCGGAGACGTGCGACGCGGCACAGGACATGCTCGGCGACTCCGTCTCCGTCTACCTGGACGGCGGCCCGACCCCGGGCATCGTGCCGTCCTCGATCGTCGACGTGACCGGCAAGGTGCCCGTGCTGCTGCGTGCCGGCGCCCTCGACGCGGACGAGCTCCGCAAGGTCGTACCCGACCTTGAGGTGGCCAATTGACGACACCCCGTCCCGATGACGTGCGTGGCATAG
The nucleotide sequence above comes from Streptomyces sp. TS71-3. Encoded proteins:
- a CDS encoding L-threonylcarbamoyladenylate synthase; this translates as MARRYDTNDATDRTTGLREAASAVRRGELVVLPTDTVYGIGADAFSSEAVGDLLSAKGRGRNMPSPVLIGSPNTLHGIVTDFSEMAWELVDAFWPGALTIVARHQPSLQWDLGETRGTVAVRMPLHPVAIELLNETGPMAVSSANLTGHPAPETCDAAQDMLGDSVSVYLDGGPTPGIVPSSIVDVTGKVPVLLRAGALDADELRKVVPDLEVAN